The window AGAATATGAAGGATACCCATTAAGCACTGCACTTGCAAGACCTTTAATTGCAATGAAAATCATTGAAATTGCTGAAAAAGAAGGTGCAACTGCAATTGCACACGGATGTACCGGTAAAGGAAATGACCAATTCAGATTTGAAGCTATCATCAGATCAATGTCTGACTTTAAAATCATTGCTCCAATTAGAGAAATGAACTTAACAAGAACTGAAGAAGTGGCTTATGCAAAAGAGCACGGCCTTAACTTATCCTATGATAAAATCTACAGTATTGATGAAAACCTTTGGGGAAGAGCTATTGAAGGGGATGTACTTGAAGACCCTGCAAATGAGCCACCTGAAGAAATCTATGAATGGACCAAATCTGCTGAAGACGCTAAAGACACCCCTACAAAAGTAAGCATTGAATTTGAAGAAGGTGTCCCAGTAGCTATCAACGGAGAAATGATGGGACTTGTAGACCTTATTAACAAGGCAAATGAAATTGCTGGTGAAAATGGTGTAGGTAGAGTAGACATCATCGAAAACAGAATGATTGGTCTTAAAAGTAGAGAAACCTATGAAGTTCCGGGTGCTAAATTATTGATTGCTGCTCACAAGGCTTTAGAGCAATTGGTATTGACTGTAGATGAATTAAGATTTGCAGATTACATGAGCACATTATATGCTGATTT of the Methanobrevibacter ruminantium genome contains:
- a CDS encoding argininosuccinate synthase — its product is MEKVVLAFSGGLDTTVCVKLLEEEYNYEVVTACVDVGQPAEELQKSQNSADKINTGKHYIIDAKDEFANEYIARGIKANAEYEGYPLSTALARPLIAMKIIEIAEKEGATAIAHGCTGKGNDQFRFEAIIRSMSDFKIIAPIREMNLTRTEEVAYAKEHGLNLSYDKIYSIDENLWGRAIEGDVLEDPANEPPEEIYEWTKSAEDAKDTPTKVSIEFEEGVPVAINGEMMGLVDLINKANEIAGENGVGRVDIIENRMIGLKSRETYEVPGAKLLIAAHKALEQLVLTVDELRFADYMSTLYADLVYEALWQEPLREDLDQAFDHMQRRVSGEVVMKLFKGSIQPLSRKSPFSLHSIEQITFEDKETDQREIEGMIKYHGLQAANYQKLNR